A section of the Falco biarmicus isolate bFalBia1 chromosome 3, bFalBia1.pri, whole genome shotgun sequence genome encodes:
- the RNMT gene encoding mRNA cap guanine-N7 methyltransferase, with the protein MDKETNLSEMADLTKTEEQEVEKSLDEEVEKTPHTLEADSGVGWEGDSSTSGTVHSTENEKEVVSDNQDGRAKRKNLDPEDEPPKKHEVGHGQAVAAHYNELQEVGLEKRSQSRIFYLRNFNNWTKSVLIGEFIDRVRRKKNDITVLDLGCGKGGDLLKWKKGRIKKLVCTDIADISVQQCKQRYEDMKARCRYNEHIFDAEFIQADSTKDLLSSKYNDSDMRFDICSCQFVYHYSFETYEQADMMLKNACGNLSPGGYFIGTTPNSFELVKRLEASETNSFGNEVYNVKFEKKGEYPLFGCKYDFHLEEVVDVPEFLVYFPLLEEMAKKHGMKLVYKMTFREFYEEKIKNEEHKMLLRRMQALEPYSTFGDSRLVSDKPDDYEHAKEFIKDGKAKLPLGTLSKSEWEATSIYLVFAFEKQL; encoded by the exons ATGGACAAGGAGACTAACCTGTCAGAAATGGCTGATTTAACCAAGACAGAAGAACAAGAAGTAGAGAAGAGTTTGGATGAAGAAGTGGAGAAAACACCTCACACTTTAGAGGCAGATTCTGGTGTTGGTTGGGAAGGTGATAGTTCAACTTCAGGTACAGTGCActccactgaaaatgaaaaagaagttgTTAGTGATAATCAGGATGGCAGagcaaaaaggaagaatttagaTCCTGAAGATGAACCTCCTAAGAAA CATGAGGTGGGCCATGGGCAAGCTGTAGCTGCACATTATAATGAACTTCAAGAAGTTGGATTGGAAAAACGTAGCCAATCTCGCATATTCTACCTCCGAAACTTTAATAACTGGACAAAGAGCGTCCTCATTG gtGAATTTATAGACCGAGTACGACGGAAAAAGAATGATATAACTGTTTTGGATCTAGGATGTGGCAAAGGTGGAGATctactgaaatggaaaaaaggcagaattaaAAAACTTGTCTGTACGG ATATTGCAGACATTTCTGTGCAACAGTGCAAGCAGCGATACGAAGACATGAAGGCCCGATGTCGTTATAATGAGCATATTTTTGATGCAGAATTTATACAAGCAGATAGTACTAAG GATCTCTTGTCTTCCAAATACAATGATTCAGATATGCGCTTTGACATTTGCAGCTGTCAATTTGTTTACCATTACTCATTTGAGACATATGAGCAGGCTGATATGATGCTTAAAAATGCTTGTGGGAACCTCTCCCCTGGAGGGTATTTCATTGGCACAACTCCAAATAGCTTTGAACTTGT GAAGCGACTTGAAGCTTCAGAAACAAATTCATTTGGGAATGAGGTATACAATGTAAAATTTGAAAAGAAGGGAGAATATCCCCTGTTTGGCTGCAAGTATGATTTCCACTTAGAAGAAGTGGTTGATGTCCCTGAGTTCTTGGTTTACTTTCCATTACTGGAAGA AATGGCAAAGAAGCACGGTATGAAATTAGTCTACAAAATGACATTTCGGGAattctatgaagaaaaaatcAAGAACGAGGAGCATAAAATGCTGTTAAGGAGAATGCAGGCCTTGGAG ccATATTCTACATTTGGTGATTCTAGGCTTGTTTCTGATAAACCTGATGATTATGAGCACGCCAAAGAGTTCATCAAAGATGGCAAGGCAAAGTTACCATTG GGAACCTTGAGTAAATCTGAATGGGAAGCAACAA